From the genome of Faecalibacterium prausnitzii:
TGCCGCCAGCCAGCAGCCGGAATGGATGCTGCTGAGCTACAAAAAGCCGGTCACGGCTTCCAGCACTGCCGAGGGCAGCAGCCCGGCACTGGCCGTCAACGAGGACTGCCGCAGCTGGTGGAGCGCCGCCGGTACAGAGCCGGGCGAATGGCTCTGCGTGGACCTTGGCAAAGAGAGTGATATCCGCGCCATTCAGGTAAATATGGCAGATGAAACGCTTGTGGTGGACTTCCCGGCCGACAGCTACGGCGATACCCGCAAGACCCGCCACATCGAGACCCGACCGCAGATCTCCCATTACACGGTAGAGACCAGTGTGAACGGAGCAGACTGGACGACCCGCGAAACGGTTGTCCGGGAGTGTTCCAACGGCTACTACGAATATGCCGACGGCATCCGCGCCCGGTATGTCCGGGTGACCGGCGGCGAACTGCCCTATGGGCAGGCACTGCGCATCAGCGGCCTGCGGGTGTTCGGCAACGGCGAAGGCCCGAAGCCCGCACAGGCCGAAGCCGCCGGGATTCGTGTGGATGCACTGGACGCAAAGATCAGCTGGCAGCACATCGAAAATGCGCAGGGCTGCAATGTCCGCTATGGCGTTGCACCCGACAAGCTCTATCTGAGCTGGCTGGTCTACGATGCAGACGAAGTGACCCTATCCACCCTGACCGCCGGGCAGGAATACTACATCTGCGTGGACAGCTTTAACGAAAACGGCATCACGCCGGGCAAGACATTCAAACTGGAGGGGTAAATCATGCCCATCAAAGCCATCCAGCAGTTTATGCTGGGCACTGTACTGAGCAACGAACAGCAGGCGAAAGAAACGCTTGCCGCCATGAAGGCCGCCGGGTACGACGGCATTGAACTATGTGGATTTATGATTCATCCCATTGGCTTTGTGGTAAAGCTGCTGACCAAGGCCGCTGGAATGCCGGTGGGCAAGGGCGGCAATCTGGACTGGCACAAGCTGGTGCAGGAAGCCGACCTGAAGGTGGTCAGCCTGCACACCGACCTTGGCAGTCTGGAACGGGATGCCCATGCAGTGGCCGAGGAAGCAAAGAGTTTTGGCACGGAGTATGTGGTCATCACCGGGATGTACCGCTTTGATTATGGCGATGAAGCCACGATGCACCAGTTGGCACAGCGGCTGAACAAGGCGGGCGAGACCCTGCAAAAAGAGGGCATCCATCTGCTCTACCACAACCACAACTGCGAGCTGCGTCCTGTGAACGCAGAAAAGCGTGCTTACGATATTCTTTTAGAGGAAACCGATCCGGCCTTCGTCAACTTTGAGTTTGACAGCTACTGGTTCACCGAGGGCGGTGCAAACGCCTTGGCGTGGATGCAGCGGCTTGGCGCGCGCATGAAGCTGTGGCACATCAACGACCGGGGCACCCGCATCACCGGCAGCGCCATTACCCCCATTCTGAAAACCGACAGTATGGAGCTGGGCACCGGCAACATGGATCTGGACAGCCTGATGACACAGGCACTTGCCGTGAATGTAGATGCCATCATTCTGGAAAGCCACCGCAACTGGGTGGACAATTCCCCTGTCAAGAGCTTCCAGCTCAGTGCAAAATACCTTGCACAAAAATTCTGATCTGCCATTTTCTCATCATTTCCTTCTTCATTACCCCATAAAAGCAACGCCCCGCACCGGTTATTCCTTCCGGTGTGGGGCGTTGTGTTTTGCGGGGAATATTTTTGCGTTACAGGGTATGGGTTCCCGGCTGCAAGGTCAGGTTTCTGCCATCCGGGAGGACAACTTCTGCGGTCAGATTACAGGGCACGGTGATGGTGTAGGTCACGGCATCGCCTGCATACTGCCAGCCGCTTTCAATGCGCCCCACCGGGGAATCGTACACCGCTTTTGCCCAACCCAGTGCAGGGTTCGGGGTGGGAGCGATGGTCAGGGTCTGGCCTGCCAGATGGATGCCGCACACACCGCCGAACAGCCAACCGCAGATCGCGCCATAGGAGTAGTGGTTCAGGGATTCACTGGGGTGTCCATTGGTGTCAATGCCCGTCCACGTTTCCCAGACGGTGGTAGCGCCCTGTTTGACCTCATAGAGCCAGCTGGGGGCGGTATCCTGCAGCAGCAGCTTGTAAGCGGTGTCCGCATGACCATACTTTGCCAGCACCTCACAGAGGAAGGGCGTGGAAAGGAAGCCGGTGTTCAGGTGGCAGCCGTTTTCCAGCACCATCTGGTTCAGCGTATCCGCAGCGGCTTGGCTCTCAGCTTCATCCAACAGACCGAATGCAATGGCACGGACATATTCGCACTGCCGGTCGGATGTGATTTTTCCATGATCCGTAAAGGCGGCACGATAGGCAAGGCGGGCTTTTTCCGCTGTGTCACGGTACTGCGCTGCGTCCTCTGCCTTGCCCAGTGCCTGTGCAATTTCTGCCAGAAGCCGCCCGGAATAAGCCAGATACGCCGTACCCACGCTTTTGCGCGGGTTCATCATCGCCTGCATGGGGGTAATGCCCGGCTCACACCATTCGCCGTAGTCCAGACCGTTCAGAACGGTGTATTTGGCGTACTCGCCGGTCTGCTGCTCCTCGGTGGTCTGCTGGGCACGACCCAGCAGGAACGCATACCACTTCTGCATCATCTCGTAGTTGTCTGCCAGAATCTTGCGGTCGCCGGTACGCTGATAAAGAGCGTAGGGCACCAGAATGGAGGCATCGCCCCAGCCCGCCGACATACAGAGCATGGGAGTCATATAACCGGGGCGGCTGGTGGGCGGAGCAATGTTTGCCATGCGCCCATCCGGGTACTGGTTCAGGCGGCATTCTGCCAGCCATTTTTCCACCACCGGGTAGCAATCCATCAGGGTCAGACCGGTTTCAATGAACACCCCCATGTCGCCCGTCCAGCCGGCACGCTCACGGGTAGGACAGTCGGTGGGGATATCGCAGAAGTTGCCCTTCTGGCTCCATACGCTGTTTTGCACCAGCTGGCTCACATCCGCATTGCCGCACCCAAAGCTGCCGGTCACCGGCATCTCCGAATAGACGGCATGGGCGGTAAACTCTGCACCGGTCAGGTCGATGTCCGTTTCCACCTTTGCGTACCGGAACCCCATGATGGTAAAGCTGGGCTTATAGTGGTTTTCGCCCTCTTTGCAGATCAGCTCCAGCATCTGTGCCGTGCCGCCCTCTTTGTGGCGGTTCCGATCCTGAAAGTTCTCCTGTGTGAAGTTGCCGTTCTCGTCCAGCGTTTCGCCGCAGAGCAGACGGATCTTCTGACCTTCGTGGGCAGTCAGCTTCATTTCTACATAGCCTGCCATATTCTGCCCGAAATCCAGAACCGTTTCTCCATTGGGTGTGCGGAACAGCCTGCCCACAAAGGCTTCCTGCTCCCGGATGGGCACGGTGTTCATGCCAATGAGGGGGAGCGTGTTGGGCGCAGTTCTCACGCCGTGCCAGCCGGTCAGTTCTCCTTCCAGCCGGGCATCGTACACTTCGCCCTGCTGCAGATCGTTCTGGCGGATGGGGCCGCACTGGGTTGCTTCCATGGCATCATCCGAAACGCAAACCGCCTTGCCATCCACTTCCAGCTGGAACAGGACAGTCAGTTCCTTGCCGAACAGGTCGCGGTCACCATCCACACCGGAAGTGCTGCGGTACCAGCCGTCGCCCAATGCGATCAGCAGCTCGTTTTCCCCCTCACGGACAAGCGCTGTCACATCGTAGGTCTGTGCCCCAAGGTGCTTGTCTGCGGTAAAGCTGCCGGGAGCAAGCACCATATCGCCGATTCGCTTGCCGTTCAGCCATGCCATATACAGACCCTTGGCGGTAATATACAGCCGCTTGCTTTCTCCTGCCGGGGCGGTGAACACTTTGCGCAGATAGCTTGCCGGACGGTGGGGCTGATACGGCTGCGCCTGCCCTTTGCCGGAGGCTTCCAGCGCAGCCTGCTTCTGCTCCCAGTTGGGCTTTGCAAAGGCGTTGATTGCATCGGTGCAGTCGATATCCGGCTCTTCCGTTTCCGGGCAGACCCACACGCCCTGCCAGTCGGCAAAGGGCAGACCCGTTTCAAAGACCGCTTCGCTCCACGCACCGGGCTGGTCGTTTTCATCCCACAGCCGGATGCGCCACTGTCCCTGCGTCTTGGGCGGCACAGGGGTGGGCGTTTCGGTGTGCATCACACTGCTCAAGATCTTTCCGCTTGCCCACAGTGTTTCAGCTCCGGCGGTCACTTCGATTTCGTAGGCGGTCTGGCGCACGCCTTCGGCGCACTGCCACGATAAAAACAGCGTCCCGGCATCTATGCCGAGAGGCTGGGTCAGATGATTCGTTTTCAGGTTTGTTGCTTGCATCATCCACATCTCCTTTTTCCGTTTGATCTCTGCTCTTATTATAGAGGGAATCCCACGGAATAAGGGTGCAAAATTTTGTGTTATCGGTCAAAAAATCGTGTTATTTATGACAATTTAAAAAATTCATCTTGCTTCACGACTTTTCATCCGTACTATCTGCGGCTCTCCTGTTATACTTTGGGTAAGGCAGGGATTGCACGATAAAATAAGTCCTACTCTCTCCACTTTACTGGCATAAATCTCTCAAAACCCTCTTGACGCATTCTACATACTGTGGTATTTT
Proteins encoded in this window:
- a CDS encoding sugar phosphate isomerase/epimerase family protein, with product MPIKAIQQFMLGTVLSNEQQAKETLAAMKAAGYDGIELCGFMIHPIGFVVKLLTKAAGMPVGKGGNLDWHKLVQEADLKVVSLHTDLGSLERDAHAVAEEAKSFGTEYVVITGMYRFDYGDEATMHQLAQRLNKAGETLQKEGIHLLYHNHNCELRPVNAEKRAYDILLEETDPAFVNFEFDSYWFTEGGANALAWMQRLGARMKLWHINDRGTRITGSAITPILKTDSMELGTGNMDLDSLMTQALAVNVDAIILESHRNWVDNSPVKSFQLSAKYLAQKF
- a CDS encoding family 78 glycoside hydrolase catalytic domain, coding for MMQATNLKTNHLTQPLGIDAGTLFLSWQCAEGVRQTAYEIEVTAGAETLWASGKILSSVMHTETPTPVPPKTQGQWRIRLWDENDQPGAWSEAVFETGLPFADWQGVWVCPETEEPDIDCTDAINAFAKPNWEQKQAALEASGKGQAQPYQPHRPASYLRKVFTAPAGESKRLYITAKGLYMAWLNGKRIGDMVLAPGSFTADKHLGAQTYDVTALVREGENELLIALGDGWYRSTSGVDGDRDLFGKELTVLFQLEVDGKAVCVSDDAMEATQCGPIRQNDLQQGEVYDARLEGELTGWHGVRTAPNTLPLIGMNTVPIREQEAFVGRLFRTPNGETVLDFGQNMAGYVEMKLTAHEGQKIRLLCGETLDENGNFTQENFQDRNRHKEGGTAQMLELICKEGENHYKPSFTIMGFRYAKVETDIDLTGAEFTAHAVYSEMPVTGSFGCGNADVSQLVQNSVWSQKGNFCDIPTDCPTRERAGWTGDMGVFIETGLTLMDCYPVVEKWLAECRLNQYPDGRMANIAPPTSRPGYMTPMLCMSAGWGDASILVPYALYQRTGDRKILADNYEMMQKWYAFLLGRAQQTTEEQQTGEYAKYTVLNGLDYGEWCEPGITPMQAMMNPRKSVGTAYLAYSGRLLAEIAQALGKAEDAAQYRDTAEKARLAYRAAFTDHGKITSDRQCEYVRAIAFGLLDEAESQAAADTLNQMVLENGCHLNTGFLSTPFLCEVLAKYGHADTAYKLLLQDTAPSWLYEVKQGATTVWETWTGIDTNGHPSESLNHYSYGAICGWLFGGVCGIHLAGQTLTIAPTPNPALGWAKAVYDSPVGRIESGWQYAGDAVTYTITVPCNLTAEVVLPDGRNLTLQPGTHTL